The Pseudomonas kermanshahensis genome includes a window with the following:
- a CDS encoding TolC family outer membrane protein: MNRHCLMLCLLGLSLPASAMDLKQAWDLLQYQGPIYHAAEHEKQAGLENRAIGQAGLLPQINATAYYNKVNGSQRQSGQDNDLNYDSKGASVRLRQPLFNKQKMAEYRQGQQRADYSVAVFDAKSQDAAVRLADSYFDVLLASETITLARAKLNAFEEQLASAKRRMELGAGTVTDIDESVARRDLAEADLIEAQDNLVNARRKLEEYIGETPASLTTLQPGFTTPPLLPGNLQDWLVKAQTDSPLIHARRHSYELAEEEVNRAKAGHWPTLDFVAGYTAGSSQSISELNQRNQYSSIGLELNIPLYSGGSTSALTRQASANSSKALDELDATRQEVISGTTREYRGVQSGAMRIHALEKAVASNERSLTSTRKGFKEGGTSTNSDVLNAEELLFDARHDLFEAKLNYLMSRLRLASSVGSLGDDDIELVNNYLGPELMVSN, translated from the coding sequence TACCATGCCGCCGAGCATGAGAAACAAGCAGGCCTGGAAAACCGGGCCATCGGCCAAGCCGGCCTGCTGCCGCAGATCAATGCCACGGCCTATTACAATAAGGTCAATGGCTCGCAGCGTCAGAGCGGCCAGGACAACGACCTGAACTACGACTCCAAAGGCGCCAGCGTGCGCCTGCGCCAACCGCTGTTCAACAAGCAGAAGATGGCCGAATACCGCCAGGGCCAACAGCGTGCCGACTACAGCGTCGCGGTGTTCGATGCCAAGAGCCAGGATGCCGCGGTGCGCCTGGCAGACAGTTATTTCGATGTGCTGTTGGCCAGCGAAACCATCACCCTGGCCAGGGCCAAGCTGAACGCTTTCGAGGAGCAGCTTGCGTCAGCGAAACGGCGCATGGAGCTGGGCGCCGGCACGGTGACCGACATCGACGAATCGGTCGCTCGCCGCGACCTGGCAGAAGCCGACCTGATCGAGGCGCAGGACAACCTGGTCAACGCCCGCCGCAAGCTCGAGGAGTACATCGGTGAAACCCCGGCATCGCTGACCACCTTGCAGCCAGGCTTCACCACCCCGCCGCTGCTACCGGGCAACCTGCAGGACTGGCTGGTCAAAGCACAAACCGACAGCCCGCTGATTCACGCCCGCCGGCACAGCTACGAACTGGCAGAAGAAGAGGTGAACCGGGCCAAGGCCGGGCACTGGCCGACCCTGGACTTCGTTGCCGGTTACACCGCGGGCAGCAGCCAATCGATTTCAGAGCTGAACCAGCGCAACCAGTACAGCTCGATCGGCTTGGAACTGAACATCCCGTTGTACAGCGGCGGCAGCACCAGCGCGCTGACCCGCCAGGCCAGCGCCAACAGTTCGAAAGCGCTGGACGAGCTCGACGCCACCCGCCAGGAAGTCATCTCCGGCACCACCCGTGAGTACCGAGGTGTGCAGAGTGGCGCCATGCGTATCCATGCGCTGGAAAAGGCCGTCGCGTCCAACGAACGTTCGCTGACTTCAACACGCAAAGGCTTCAAGGAGGGCGGTACCAGTACCAACTCGGATGTGCTTAATGCGGAGGAATTGCTGTTCGACGCACGGCATGACCTGTTCGAGGCCAAGTTGAACTACCTGATGTCACGCCTGCGCCTGGCGTCATCGGTGGGCAGCCTGGGGGACGACGATATCGAGCTGGTCAACAATTACCTTGGGCCGGAGTTGATGGTGAGTAACTGA
- the chrA gene encoding chromate efflux transporter produces the protein MAERSPESVDTASAPPVSMFEALLFWLKLGFISFGGPAGQISIMHQELVERRRWISERRFLHALNYCMLLPGPEAQQLATYIGWLMHRTWGGVIAGTLFVLPSLFILIGLSWVYIAYGEVPVVAGIFYGIKPAVTAIVVHAAHRIGARALKNGWLWAIAAAAFVAIFALNVPFPLIVLLAALLGYIGGRLMPNAFVLGGGHSAATAHHGAALIDDGTPPPEHARFNWKRLLGLLLIGGALWLLPMGMLAAVFGWHGTLTQMAWFFTKAALLTFGGAYAVLPYVYQGAIGSYGWLSPTQMIDGLALGETTPGPLIMVVAFVGFVGGYQHPMWGAEHAFMAGAAAACLVTWFTFLPSFLFILAGGPLVESTHNEMKFTAPLTAITAAVVGVILNLALFFGYHVLWPAGFSGPFDWPSAVIAVSAAVALFRFRRGVISVLIACAMAGLATHLLAGAQ, from the coding sequence ATGGCTGAGCGCAGTCCTGAGTCTGTCGACACCGCTTCTGCTCCACCCGTCAGTATGTTTGAAGCCTTACTGTTCTGGCTGAAGCTGGGCTTCATCAGCTTCGGCGGCCCAGCAGGGCAAATTTCGATCATGCATCAGGAATTGGTCGAGCGACGCCGCTGGATCAGCGAACGGCGCTTTTTGCATGCGCTCAACTATTGCATGCTGCTGCCCGGCCCCGAGGCCCAGCAATTGGCGACGTACATCGGCTGGCTGATGCATCGGACCTGGGGCGGGGTGATTGCCGGCACATTGTTCGTGCTGCCGTCGCTATTCATCCTGATAGGCCTTTCGTGGGTTTACATCGCCTACGGTGAAGTGCCGGTGGTGGCGGGCATTTTCTATGGCATCAAACCGGCAGTGACCGCCATCGTTGTCCACGCGGCCCACCGTATCGGAGCGCGAGCGCTGAAAAACGGTTGGTTGTGGGCAATCGCAGCGGCCGCCTTCGTGGCTATTTTCGCGCTGAACGTGCCGTTCCCGCTCATCGTTTTGTTGGCTGCATTGCTGGGTTACATCGGCGGGCGCCTTATGCCGAATGCATTCGTGCTCGGCGGGGGCCACAGCGCTGCCACTGCGCACCACGGCGCTGCCTTGATCGACGATGGCACGCCCCCTCCCGAACATGCACGTTTCAACTGGAAACGCCTGCTGGGCCTACTGCTGATAGGTGGCGCCCTGTGGCTACTGCCCATGGGCATGTTGGCTGCGGTGTTTGGCTGGCATGGAACGCTGACGCAGATGGCCTGGTTTTTCACCAAAGCGGCGCTACTGACATTCGGCGGCGCCTACGCCGTATTACCCTACGTCTACCAAGGTGCAATCGGCAGCTACGGCTGGCTCTCACCCACACAGATGATCGATGGCCTGGCATTAGGTGAAACCACGCCTGGGCCGCTGATCATGGTAGTCGCCTTCGTAGGGTTCGTCGGCGGCTACCAGCACCCCATGTGGGGGGCCGAGCATGCATTCATGGCGGGTGCGGCAGCGGCGTGCCTGGTCACCTGGTTCACTTTTTTACCCTCGTTTCTGTTCATTCTCGCAGGCGGCCCACTGGTGGAGTCGACTCATAACGAGATGAAGTTTACAGCGCCACTGACCGCCATCACTGCCGCCGTCGTGGGTGTCATCCTGAACCTAGCCTTGTTCTTCGGCTACCACGTACTCTGGCCTGCAGGATTCAGCGGGCCTTTCGACTGGCCTTCAGCGGTAATTGCAGTGTCCGCGGCAGTCGCGTTGTTCCGCTTCAGGCGCGGAGTGATCAGCGTACTGATTGCCTGCGCAATGGCGGGCCTTGCAACACACCTCTTGGCGGGGGCACAGTGA
- a CDS encoding class I SAM-dependent methyltransferase yields the protein MLDAETHLLNSWQHNAQAWIDAVRSGAIESRRQVTDQAILLAILSRQPERVLDLGCGEGWLLRALADRGIEAVGVDGDNTLVEAARAAGSAEVHLASYAQLAEGDVSVGRDYDLVCANFALLQQDVIPLLAAMNGLLAPGGAVVIQTLHPWSVAAGDYQDGWREESFAGFAGDWRPMPWYFRTLASWLNALDMAGLRLVSLQEPQHPQSAVPQALLMVAEGR from the coding sequence ATGCTCGACGCCGAAACGCACCTGCTCAACAGCTGGCAGCACAACGCCCAAGCCTGGATCGACGCGGTGCGCAGTGGCGCCATCGAGAGCCGTCGGCAGGTGACCGACCAGGCTATCCTGCTGGCCATTCTCAGCCGGCAACCCGAGCGCGTGCTCGACCTTGGGTGTGGTGAAGGCTGGTTGCTGCGGGCGCTGGCCGATCGCGGCATCGAGGCGGTCGGCGTGGATGGCGACAACACCCTGGTGGAGGCGGCCCGTGCGGCAGGCTCCGCCGAGGTACACCTTGCCAGTTACGCACAGCTGGCCGAGGGCGACGTCAGCGTTGGCCGTGACTACGATTTGGTTTGTGCCAATTTTGCGTTGTTGCAGCAGGACGTCATCCCCTTGTTGGCGGCGATGAATGGGCTGCTGGCTCCGGGTGGTGCAGTGGTGATCCAGACGTTGCACCCCTGGAGTGTGGCTGCGGGGGATTATCAGGATGGCTGGCGGGAAGAGTCATTCGCAGGGTTTGCCGGGGACTGGCGGCCGATGCCTTGGTACTTCCGCACTTTGGCCAGTTGGCTGAATGCATTGGACATGGCCGGGCTGCGCCTGGTCAGCCTGCAGGAGCCGCAGCACCCGCAAAGTGCGGTGCCGCAGGCGTTGTTGATGGTGGCCGAAGGGCGGTGA
- the quiC gene encoding 3-dehydroshikimate dehydratase QuiC, translating to MQRSIATVSLSGTLPEKLEAIAAAGFDGVEIFENDLLYYAGSPRQVRQMCADLGIAITLFQPFRDFEGCRRDRLQRNVDRAERKFDLMQELGTDLVLVCSNVQADALGDEQLLVDDLRLLAEHAGKRGLRIGYEALAWGRHVNTYQQVWNLVRQADHPSLGVILDSFHTLSLKGDPSAIRDIPGDKIFFVQMADAPILAMDVLEWSRHFRCFPGQGEMDLAGFLAPILATGYRGPLSLEIFNDGFRAAPPRQNAADGLRSLLYLEEQTRLRLEQEAVAVEPGVLFNPPAASAYDGVEFLEFAVDEAVGARLSNWLKRLGFADAGKHRSKDVQLLRQGDINIVLNAEPYSFGHNFFEAHGPSLCATALRVKDQQAALKRATAFRGQPFRGLVGPNECEVPAVRAPDGSLLYLVEQGTAGQTLYDTDFSLDKTATASGGLRRIDHMALALPAESLDSWVLFYKSLFDFAADDEVVLPDPYGLVKSRALRSQCGTLRLPLNISENRNTAIAHALSSYRGSGVHHIAFDCDDIFREVARAKLAGVPLLEIPLNYYDDLAARFDFDDEFLSELAYYNVLYDRDAQGGELFHVYTEPFEERFFFEIIQRKGGYAGYGAANVAVRLAAMAKARSGAARKPVL from the coding sequence ATGCAGCGTTCGATTGCCACCGTGTCCTTGAGCGGCACTCTGCCGGAAAAGCTCGAAGCCATCGCCGCCGCCGGTTTCGACGGCGTCGAGATTTTCGAAAACGACTTGCTCTATTATGCCGGCAGCCCGCGTCAGGTTCGCCAGATGTGCGCGGACCTGGGCATCGCCATCACCCTGTTCCAGCCGTTCCGCGACTTTGAAGGCTGCCGCCGCGACCGGCTGCAGCGCAACGTCGACCGCGCCGAGCGTAAGTTCGACCTGATGCAAGAGCTGGGCACCGACCTGGTGCTGGTGTGCAGCAACGTCCAGGCCGATGCCCTGGGCGACGAGCAACTGCTGGTGGACGACCTGCGCCTGCTGGCCGAGCATGCCGGCAAGCGTGGCCTGCGCATCGGTTATGAAGCGTTGGCCTGGGGGCGTCACGTCAATACCTACCAGCAGGTCTGGAACCTGGTGCGCCAGGCCGACCATCCGTCGCTTGGGGTGATCCTCGACAGTTTCCATACCTTGTCGCTCAAGGGTGACCCGAGCGCGATCCGTGACATCCCGGGCGACAAGATTTTCTTCGTGCAGATGGCCGACGCACCGATCCTGGCCATGGACGTGCTGGAGTGGAGCCGGCATTTCCGCTGCTTCCCGGGGCAGGGCGAAATGGACCTGGCCGGCTTCCTCGCGCCGATCCTCGCCACCGGCTACCGCGGCCCGCTGTCCCTGGAAATCTTCAACGACGGCTTCCGCGCCGCACCGCCGCGGCAGAATGCCGCCGACGGCTTGCGCTCGCTCCTGTACCTCGAAGAGCAGACCCGCCTGCGCCTGGAGCAAGAGGCCGTGGCGGTGGAGCCGGGCGTACTGTTCAACCCGCCGGCGGCCAGTGCCTATGATGGCGTGGAGTTCCTCGAATTCGCCGTCGACGAGGCGGTGGGTGCGCGCTTGAGCAACTGGCTGAAACGCCTGGGCTTCGCCGATGCCGGCAAGCACCGCAGCAAGGACGTGCAACTGTTGCGTCAGGGCGACATCAACATCGTCCTCAATGCCGAACCTTATTCGTTTGGCCACAACTTCTTCGAGGCGCATGGCCCGTCGTTGTGCGCCACGGCGTTGCGGGTCAAGGACCAGCAAGCTGCCTTGAAGCGCGCTACGGCCTTCCGTGGCCAGCCGTTCCGTGGCCTGGTCGGCCCCAACGAGTGCGAAGTACCCGCCGTGCGCGCGCCCGATGGCAGCCTGTTGTACCTGGTAGAACAGGGCACTGCTGGCCAGACCCTGTACGACACCGACTTCAGCCTGGACAAAACCGCCACTGCCAGCGGTGGCCTGCGCCGTATCGACCACATGGCCCTGGCACTGCCGGCCGAGTCGCTGGACAGCTGGGTGCTGTTCTACAAGAGCTTGTTCGACTTCGCCGCCGACGACGAAGTGGTGCTGCCCGACCCGTACGGCCTGGTCAAGAGCCGTGCGTTGCGCAGCCAGTGCGGCACCTTGCGCCTGCCGCTGAACATTTCCGAGAACCGCAACACCGCCATTGCCCACGCATTGTCCAGTTACCGCGGCTCGGGTGTGCATCACATCGCCTTCGATTGTGATGACATCTTCCGTGAAGTGGCGCGTGCCAAGTTGGCTGGCGTGCCGCTGCTGGAAATCCCGCTCAACTATTATGACGACCTGGCGGCGCGCTTCGACTTCGACGACGAATTCCTCAGTGAACTGGCGTATTACAACGTGTTGTATGACCGCGATGCCCAAGGCGGCGAACTGTTCCACGTGTACACCGAGCCGTTTGAGGAGCGCTTCTTCTTCGAGATCATCCAGCGCAAGGGCGGCTATGCCGGGTATGGCGCAGCGAACGTCGCAGTGCGCCTGGCAGCCATGGCCAAGGCCCGCAGCGGGGCAGCGCGCAAGCCGGTGCTGTAA
- a CDS encoding MFS transporter, with the protein MAHSSSQAKKATASGWIGSALEYYDFFIYAQAAALIFPQIFFPNTDPKMAIIASLATYGVGYLARPVGAIVLGHWGDTRGRKNVLLLCMFLMGVSTMAVGLLPTYHDIGILAPALLVLLRLVQGFAVAGEISGASSMIMEHAPFGRRGYYASFTLQGVQAGQVLAAAVFLPLAYFMPSEAFNDWGWRIPFLMSAVVLIAGFIIRKEVHETPAFVKEEKQDKVAKSPVSEAFRHSWKHMVLVMFMALMNVIPVVATIFGAAYAVQPAYGIGFDKSVYLWIPVVGNIVAVLVIPFVGNLSDKIGRRPTMIAGCLGSGLLAFVYLYAISIQNVPLAFAASIVMWGMVYQGYNAVFPSFYPELFQTRYRVSAMAIAQNIGTMLTAMLPALFALVAPPGSDNIPLVVGGMAFFITCICALAAYIAPETHRLSMEDLGNPQAKPMEKAAYEASRKGSLQTASH; encoded by the coding sequence ATGGCTCACTCCAGCTCTCAAGCCAAGAAAGCGACCGCCAGTGGATGGATAGGCTCGGCACTCGAGTACTACGACTTTTTCATCTATGCACAGGCTGCGGCCCTGATTTTCCCGCAAATCTTCTTCCCTAACACCGACCCGAAAATGGCGATCATCGCCTCGCTGGCCACTTACGGTGTCGGCTACCTGGCCCGCCCGGTCGGCGCCATCGTGCTCGGCCACTGGGGTGATACCCGCGGGCGCAAGAACGTACTGCTGCTGTGCATGTTCCTGATGGGTGTGTCGACCATGGCTGTCGGCCTGCTGCCGACGTACCACGACATCGGTATCCTCGCCCCCGCCTTGCTGGTGCTGCTGCGCCTGGTCCAGGGCTTCGCGGTAGCCGGCGAGATCTCCGGTGCCAGTTCGATGATCATGGAGCACGCGCCGTTCGGCCGACGAGGCTACTACGCGAGCTTTACCCTGCAGGGCGTACAAGCCGGCCAGGTCTTGGCGGCGGCGGTGTTCCTGCCACTGGCCTACTTCATGCCAAGTGAAGCCTTCAACGATTGGGGCTGGAGGATTCCGTTCCTGATGAGCGCCGTGGTGCTGATCGCCGGTTTCATCATCCGTAAAGAAGTGCACGAAACGCCTGCCTTCGTGAAGGAAGAGAAGCAGGATAAAGTTGCCAAATCGCCAGTCAGCGAGGCCTTCCGCCACAGCTGGAAACACATGGTGCTGGTGATGTTCATGGCCCTGATGAACGTGATCCCGGTCGTCGCGACCATTTTCGGTGCGGCCTACGCGGTGCAGCCGGCCTATGGCATCGGCTTCGACAAGAGCGTGTACCTGTGGATTCCGGTGGTCGGCAACATCGTCGCGGTGTTGGTGATTCCATTCGTCGGCAACCTTTCCGACAAGATCGGCCGTCGCCCGACCATGATCGCCGGGTGCCTGGGTTCGGGCCTGCTGGCCTTCGTCTACCTGTATGCGATCAGCATCCAGAACGTACCGCTGGCCTTCGCTGCCTCGATCGTGATGTGGGGCATGGTCTACCAGGGCTACAACGCGGTGTTCCCAAGCTTCTACCCTGAGCTGTTCCAGACCCGCTACCGTGTTTCGGCCATGGCCATTGCGCAGAACATCGGCACCATGCTGACGGCCATGCTGCCGGCGCTGTTCGCCCTGGTGGCGCCACCGGGCTCGGACAACATTCCACTGGTCGTGGGTGGCATGGCGTTCTTCATCACCTGCATCTGCGCCCTGGCGGCGTACATCGCACCGGAAACCCATCGCCTGTCGATGGAAGACCTCGGCAACCCGCAAGCCAAGCCGATGGAAAAGGCCGCGTACGAAGCCAGCCGTAAAGGCAGCTTGCAGACTGCAAGCCACTGA
- a CDS encoding DOPA decarboxylase, with product MTPEQFRQYGHQLIDLIADYRQTVGERPVMAQVEPGYLKAALPAGAPQQGEPFEAILDDVNNLVMPGLSHWQHPDFYGYFPSNGTLSSVLGDFLSTGLGVLGLSWQSSPALSELEETTLDWLRQLLGLSGQWSGVIQDTASTSTLVALICARERASDYALVRGGLQAQAKPLIVYVSAHAHSSVDKAALLAGFGRDNIRLIPTDAQFALQPDALRAAIEQDLAAGNQPCAVVATTGTTATTALDPLRPIGEITQAHGLWLHVDSAMAGSAMILPECRWMWDGIELADSVVVNAHKWLGVAFDCSIYYVRDPQHLIRVMSTNPSYLQSAVDGEVKNLRDWGIPLGRRFRALKLWFMLRSEGVEALQARLRRDLDNAQWLAGQVEATPGWTLLAPVQLQTLCIQHRPAGLEGEALDAHTKAWAERLNGSGEAYVTPATLDGRWMVRVSIGALPTEREHVESLWQRLQEVIKG from the coding sequence GTGACCCCAGAACAATTCCGCCAGTACGGCCACCAATTGATCGACCTGATCGCCGACTACCGCCAAACCGTGGGCGAACGCCCGGTCATGGCCCAAGTCGAACCGGGCTACCTGAAAGCGGCCCTGCCGGCAGGCGCCCCGCAGCAGGGCGAACCTTTCGAGGCGATTCTCGACGACGTCAACAACCTGGTCATGCCAGGTCTGTCGCACTGGCAGCACCCGGATTTCTACGGTTACTTCCCGTCCAACGGCACGTTGTCATCGGTGCTGGGCGATTTTCTCAGTACCGGCCTGGGTGTATTGGGCCTGTCCTGGCAGTCCAGCCCAGCCTTGAGCGAGCTGGAAGAAACCACCCTCGACTGGCTGCGCCAGTTGCTCGGCCTTTCAGGGCAATGGAGCGGGGTGATCCAGGACACCGCCTCGACCAGCACCCTGGTGGCGCTGATCTGCGCCCGCGAACGGGCCAGCGATTACGCGTTGGTCCGCGGTGGCCTGCAGGCCCAGGCCAAGCCGCTGATCGTTTACGTCAGCGCCCACGCCCACAGCTCGGTGGACAAGGCCGCACTGCTGGCCGGTTTTGGCCGTGACAACATTCGCCTGATCCCCACCGACGCGCAGTTCGCCCTGCAGCCAGACGCGCTGCGGGCGGCGATAGAGCAGGACCTGGCGGCAGGTAATCAGCCTTGTGCGGTCGTCGCGACCACCGGCACCACCGCCACCACGGCACTCGACCCACTGCGCCCGATTGGTGAAATCACCCAGGCCCATGGCCTGTGGTTGCACGTTGACTCGGCCATGGCGGGGTCGGCGATGATTCTGCCCGAGTGCCGCTGGATGTGGGACGGCATCGAGCTGGCCGACTCGGTGGTGGTCAACGCGCACAAATGGCTGGGTGTGGCCTTTGATTGTTCGATCTATTACGTGCGCGACCCGCAGCACCTGATCCGGGTGATGAGCACCAACCCCAGCTACCTGCAGTCGGCGGTGGATGGGGAGGTCAAGAACCTGCGTGATTGGGGTATTCCACTGGGCCGGCGGTTCCGCGCTTTGAAACTGTGGTTCATGTTGCGCAGCGAAGGCGTCGAAGCGCTGCAGGCGCGCTTGCGCCGTGATTTGGATAACGCTCAGTGGCTTGCTGGGCAGGTCGAGGCGACACCGGGTTGGACGCTATTGGCACCCGTGCAGTTGCAGACGCTGTGCATCCAGCATCGGCCGGCGGGGCTGGAAGGGGAGGCGCTGGATGCGCATACCAAGGCTTGGGCCGAGCGGCTCAATGGTTCTGGGGAGGCGTATGTAACGCCGGCTACCCTTGATGGGCGGTGGATGGTGCGGGTGTCGATTGGCGCATTGCCGACCGAGCGGGAGCATGTTGAAAGTCTGTGGCAGCGGCTGCAGGAAGTGATCAAGGGCTGA
- a CDS encoding LysR family transcriptional regulator, translated as MNSTFASLSLAHLRTLDCLLQLKNLSHAAERLGVSQSALSRQLAHLREAFDDPLLVRQGRGYVLSEHAEALVEPLRQVLEELHALRQPAVFDPARCERRFCLAASDYVAEHMLPLLVAALEHEAPGVSLEYRTWQAGQYALLASGEIDLATTLFDESPPNLHGRLLGEDRAVCLMRRDHPLTAHETLSQAAYLAHKHVRISGGGDKDSFIDRHLRAQGLQRRVSLEVPFFSATVQVIGNSQAVATVPEHIARQLCRLHDLAWRPLGFIDHSQRYWVVWHQRLQASAEHRWLRNRVFELWRQSQFGVQGGHAPTP; from the coding sequence ATGAACTCAACTTTTGCCTCCCTGAGTCTCGCCCATCTACGCACCCTCGACTGCCTCCTGCAGCTCAAGAACCTCAGCCACGCCGCCGAGCGCCTGGGTGTCAGCCAATCTGCCCTGAGCCGTCAACTGGCCCACCTGCGCGAAGCATTCGACGACCCGCTGCTGGTGCGCCAAGGCCGTGGTTACGTGCTCAGCGAGCATGCCGAAGCCCTGGTCGAGCCACTGCGCCAGGTCCTAGAAGAGCTGCACGCCCTGCGCCAACCGGCTGTGTTCGACCCCGCTCGCTGCGAGCGCCGTTTCTGCCTGGCGGCCTCGGACTACGTCGCCGAGCATATGCTGCCGCTGCTGGTGGCGGCGCTGGAGCACGAAGCGCCCGGCGTGTCCCTCGAATACCGCACCTGGCAGGCTGGCCAGTACGCGTTGCTGGCCAGTGGCGAGATCGACCTGGCCACCACCTTGTTCGACGAGTCGCCGCCCAACCTGCATGGTCGTCTGCTCGGCGAGGACCGCGCGGTGTGCCTGATGCGCCGCGACCACCCGTTGACCGCCCATGAAACGCTCAGCCAGGCAGCGTATCTGGCGCACAAGCATGTGCGCATTTCCGGGGGTGGCGACAAGGACAGCTTCATCGACCGCCACCTGCGCGCCCAGGGCCTGCAGCGGCGGGTCAGCCTGGAAGTGCCGTTTTTTTCGGCCACCGTGCAGGTGATCGGCAATAGCCAGGCGGTGGCCACGGTCCCGGAGCACATCGCCCGGCAACTGTGCCGTTTGCATGACCTGGCCTGGCGACCGTTGGGCTTCATCGATCACAGCCAGCGTTACTGGGTGGTCTGGCACCAGCGCCTGCAGGCCTCGGCCGAGCACCGCTGGTTGCGCAACCGGGTATTCGAGCTCTGGCGCCAGTCCCAGTTCGGCGTGCAAGGGGGGCATGCGCCAACGCCATAG
- a CDS encoding YebC/PmpR family DNA-binding transcriptional regulator, giving the protein MGAQWKAKHRETAANAKGKIMGKLSKEIQIAAKSGADPDMNPRLRLAIVQAKKASMTRETLDRAIRKGAGLDGDAVQYHAVSYEGFAPHQVPLIVECLTDNINRTVAQIRVLFRKGQLGASGSVAWDFNHVGLIEATPTEGADPEMAAIEAGAQDFEEGEEEGSTLFITDTTDLDAVQKALPEHGFTVTSAKIGYTPKNPVSAASLSAEALAEVEAFLEAIDENDDVQNVYVGLTD; this is encoded by the coding sequence ATGGGCGCACAGTGGAAAGCCAAACATAGAGAAACAGCGGCCAATGCCAAAGGCAAGATCATGGGCAAGCTGTCCAAAGAGATCCAGATCGCTGCCAAATCGGGCGCAGATCCCGACATGAACCCGCGCCTGCGCCTGGCGATCGTGCAGGCCAAAAAGGCCTCGATGACCCGCGAGACCCTGGACCGGGCAATCCGTAAAGGTGCTGGCCTGGACGGTGATGCCGTGCAGTACCACGCGGTCAGCTACGAAGGTTTCGCGCCGCACCAGGTGCCGCTGATCGTCGAGTGCCTGACAGACAACATCAACCGTACCGTCGCGCAGATCCGCGTGCTGTTCCGCAAGGGCCAGTTGGGTGCGAGCGGTTCGGTAGCCTGGGACTTCAACCATGTCGGCCTGATCGAAGCCACCCCGACCGAAGGTGCCGACCCGGAAATGGCCGCCATCGAAGCCGGTGCCCAGGACTTCGAGGAAGGGGAAGAGGAGGGTTCGACCCTGTTCATCACCGACACCACCGACCTGGACGCGGTGCAAAAGGCCCTGCCGGAGCATGGCTTTACCGTGACATCGGCAAAGATCGGCTACACCCCGAAGAACCCGGTAAGTGCTGCCAGCCTGAGCGCTGAGGCATTGGCCGAGGTCGAGGCGTTCCTCGAGGCGATCGATGAGAACGATGACGTGCAGAACGTCTATGTCGGCCTGACCGACTAA